From Bacteroidota bacterium, one genomic window encodes:
- a CDS encoding restriction endonuclease — translation MRTTDNNGGKSIDKFDNLNIADLSVIANRNLLDLQNENPDLLVFPHSFGKYRDDVEKPPIFTLDNENLTTYNLMGFIGRNSTQLTISSRFAKDDNNDYFLHYMLQKVFSINLLKFDQTPNKENIWDFLLYLFPYYLKKTYSQGIYKAYKKEEYNDSNVKGTIDVKRHILRNIPFTGKIAYTTREHSYNNYLTQLIRHTIEYINKHPFGSGVLTGESEVRDIVSKFIFVTDKTYNSNAKQKIITANLKPVAHPYFTEYSALQKICLKILRHEKITFGNEKDKVYGLLFDGAWLWEEYLNTILKENFIHPENKTGKHRHLLFENFQSIYPDFISKEEPKSVGDAKYVPLDRQQSYSENSEKATSIYYKTIAYMYRFSSKNGFLIFPKQDTSFFETYRIKETDGMLKKIGLAVPQTTETFKEYIKTMNVNEEELKQNLMTDKTPNAQQQFGKMAGSVLN, via the coding sequence ATGAGAACAACTGATAACAATGGAGGAAAAAGTATTGATAAATTTGACAATTTAAACATTGCAGATTTATCAGTTATAGCAAACAGAAACCTTTTGGATTTACAAAATGAAAATCCTGATTTGCTTGTTTTTCCTCATTCGTTTGGTAAATATCGAGACGATGTAGAAAAGCCACCAATCTTCACACTAGACAATGAAAATCTAACAACCTATAATTTAATGGGTTTCATTGGTCGAAATTCCACACAACTTACAATTTCATCACGTTTTGCAAAAGATGACAACAACGATTATTTTCTTCATTATATGCTGCAAAAGGTCTTTTCAATTAATCTTTTAAAATTTGACCAAACACCAAACAAAGAAAATATTTGGGATTTTCTGCTATATCTCTTCCCTTATTATCTAAAAAAAACTTATTCACAAGGTATATACAAAGCCTATAAAAAAGAGGAATACAACGATTCAAATGTAAAAGGAACTATTGATGTTAAACGGCATATTCTTAGAAACATTCCTTTTACAGGTAAGATTGCCTATACCACAAGGGAACATAGCTATAATAATTACCTGACACAACTTATTAGACATACTATTGAATATATCAATAAGCATCCTTTCGGAAGTGGTGTATTAACAGGTGAAAGTGAAGTCAGAGACATTGTAAGTAAATTCATATTTGTTACAGATAAAACATACAATAGCAATGCTAAACAAAAAATAATTACTGCTAATTTAAAGCCAGTTGCACATCCATATTTCACGGAATATTCTGCCTTGCAAAAGATTTGTTTAAAAATTTTACGGCACGAGAAAATAACATTCGGCAATGAAAAAGACAAAGTTTATGGATTATTATTTGATGGTGCTTGGCTTTGGGAAGAGTATCTTAACACCATTCTAAAAGAAAATTTCATTCACCCAGAGAATAAAACAGGAAAACACCGTCATTTACTTTTTGAGAATTTTCAATCTATTTATCCTGACTTTATTAGTAAAGAAGAACCAAAATCTGTTGGGGACGCAAAATATGTTCCACTGGACAGACAACAATCATATTCTGAAAATTCAGAAAAAGCGACAAGTATTTACTACAAAACAATTGCGTATATGTATCGCTTTAGTTCAAAGAATGGGTTTTTAATATTCCCAAAACAAGACACAAGTTTTTTTGAAACATACCGAATAAAGGAAACAGATGGAATGCTAAAGAAAATTGGACTTGCAGTTCCACAGACAACTGAAACCTTTAAAGAATATATCAAAACAATGAACGTAAACGAAGAAGAATTGAAACAAAATTTAATGACAGACAAAACACCGAACGCACAACAGCAGTTTGGCAAAATGGCGGGTTCAGTGCTAAATTGA